A genomic region of Lysinibacillus sp. 2017 contains the following coding sequences:
- a CDS encoding S-layer homology domain-containing protein — MKRILIAGSMIALLMQPAPSVAEAAATTPVFKDLTSTHWAASTIYDLVNYGYMKGYEDGTFKPNQFTTRGEAVVIIARTMGIDLTTDYKPKFQDVNETHPYYKVISKLAEIGVIADGTYFYPNAPLKRSEISKIIALAYGVEVDNQNKSAFKDLASNFWAKAYIESLADVEIIKGFTATTFEPNQYVTRAQIALLAKRGMAFKGQVEKLEVAYDYLQKDYISTVNAYKEWENKILVLVNDIRVKNNLAKLELDPQLTQIAIIKAKDMVKRNYFDHYSPFYGNPWDLATLFDYEYTSFGENIARNFTAPEETVTAWMESPKHRANILKSSYTHMGIGIEKAKNGKYYLVQDFSSK; from the coding sequence ATGAAACGAATTTTAATAGCAGGATCCATGATTGCATTACTCATGCAACCAGCTCCTTCTGTTGCAGAGGCAGCAGCAACGACTCCAGTTTTTAAAGATTTAACGAGCACACATTGGGCGGCTTCAACCATTTATGACTTAGTGAATTACGGGTATATGAAAGGTTATGAAGACGGCACATTTAAGCCAAATCAATTCACAACACGTGGGGAAGCGGTTGTCATTATTGCTCGAACAATGGGCATCGACTTAACAACCGATTACAAACCGAAATTTCAAGATGTAAATGAAACACATCCTTATTATAAAGTGATTAGTAAATTGGCGGAAATCGGGGTTATTGCTGATGGAACTTACTTTTATCCAAACGCGCCTTTAAAACGCTCGGAAATTTCTAAAATTATCGCCCTTGCTTATGGGGTGGAAGTAGACAATCAAAACAAATCTGCGTTCAAGGATTTAGCGAGTAACTTCTGGGCAAAAGCTTATATTGAATCGTTAGCGGATGTAGAAATTATCAAGGGCTTCACTGCAACTACTTTTGAGCCAAACCAATATGTAACACGTGCACAAATTGCTCTGTTAGCAAAGCGCGGTATGGCATTTAAAGGACAAGTTGAAAAATTAGAAGTTGCCTACGACTATTTACAAAAGGATTACATTTCGACGGTAAATGCTTATAAAGAGTGGGAAAATAAAATTCTAGTGTTAGTAAATGACATTCGCGTAAAAAATAATTTAGCAAAACTGGAGCTTGATCCACAGTTAACACAAATTGCGATTATTAAAGCGAAGGATATGGTGAAACGTAATTACTTTGACCATTACTCTCCATTTTATGGCAACCCTTGGGATTTAGCGACACTATTTGATTATGAGTATACGAGCTTTGGCGAAAACATCGCGCGTAATTTTACAGCGCCAGAAGAAACAGTCACTGCTTGGATGGAGTCTCCGAAGCATCGCGCCAATATCCTGAAAAGTAGCTATACGCATATGGGCATCGGCATCGAAAAAGCTAAAAATGGAAAATATTATCTAGTTCAGGACTTTTCTAGTAAATAA
- a CDS encoding C40 family peptidase: MKKRILLPIFAAFMIFTGVTTDTNTAEAASVAQLTATASNYIGVPYVYGGTTARGLDCSGFTKLVFNKLGYTLNRTSAAQYKQGTAVSKANLKAGDLVFFSTSGSGVSHVGISLGGSKFIHAGVSTGVTVASLNTSYWSPKYVGAKRIASFNSGTVVAAVDNAEVKDSAIDFSVYASRGEVALQLAKALGLDTSDTTSVFPDVKSTSKHAGAAKALYEIGVFSGDENGKFNPASPLTRAQMAKVLVAAFKLEQQQSAVNFTDAPSTHWAHNDIATLASNGITIGLGNGEFGVNNNVKLVDLATFITRAENN; encoded by the coding sequence TTGAAAAAACGAATTTTATTACCGATCTTTGCGGCCTTTATGATTTTCACAGGCGTAACGACGGATACAAATACAGCAGAAGCAGCTTCAGTTGCTCAATTAACAGCAACAGCTTCAAACTATATCGGTGTTCCATACGTATACGGAGGAACAACAGCACGCGGACTGGATTGCTCAGGTTTTACTAAATTAGTATTTAATAAACTGGGGTATACGTTAAATCGTACATCTGCAGCACAATACAAACAAGGTACAGCCGTTTCGAAGGCCAACTTAAAAGCAGGGGATTTAGTGTTCTTTAGTACATCTGGTAGTGGCGTATCACATGTTGGTATTTCACTTGGCGGTTCTAAATTCATCCATGCGGGTGTAAGCACAGGTGTTACGGTTGCAAGCTTAAACACTTCTTACTGGTCACCTAAATATGTAGGGGCAAAACGTATCGCAAGCTTCAACAGTGGTACAGTTGTCGCAGCAGTAGACAATGCAGAAGTTAAGGATTCAGCAATCGACTTTAGCGTATATGCTTCTCGCGGCGAGGTAGCACTTCAATTAGCTAAAGCTTTAGGTCTTGATACATCAGATACAACTTCAGTATTCCCAGATGTGAAATCAACTTCAAAACATGCAGGTGCTGCAAAAGCCTTATATGAAATTGGCGTATTTTCAGGTGATGAAAACGGTAAATTCAATCCAGCCTCTCCATTAACACGTGCTCAAATGGCAAAAGTGTTAGTAGCTGCATTTAAATTAGAGCAACAACAATCGGCAGTAAACTTCACCGATGCTCCATCTACTCACTGGGCACATAATGATATTGCAACATTAGCTTCAAATGGCATTACAATTGGTCTTGGTAATGGTGAATTTGGTGTTAATAACAACGTGAAATTAGTAGATTTAGCAACATTTATCACACGCGCTGAAAACAACTAA
- the istA gene encoding IS21 family transposase, which yields MYITLDVQTNFEINSLSDLPKFKQLMENLKMKINKSQLAREMGVDRRTVDKYLNGFTPKETKEKASILDDYYEVIAALLSEDSKQVFYYRRILWQYLKDNHGLECGASTFRRYIAKTPEFAAYFTDQMRIPSPKGTTRFETPPGQQAQFDWKESIPFETSDGEKVEVNVGALVLGYSRFRIFTLTLSKTQDVLFSFLTEAFEKIGGVPKEIVTDNPKTIMDVARTEQCSGKINSRFAAFAKDFDFKVRPCIARRPRTKGKVETQMKFIDEIHAYQGQLTLEELYHFIEKLMNRLNQSFHQGSGKIPVFALEKEKSSLLPLPAEKIRNSYRIKHQLVQVNTSSMVSYKANQYSVPTKYIGQKVGIQIHDDQLWIYYNMECIAQHLISNRKLNIRPSDYKETLQISAPRYPDIDTLAKNNLKAIGEVYDT from the coding sequence ATGTACATAACGCTAGATGTTCAAACGAATTTTGAAATTAATAGTCTTTCAGACTTACCAAAATTCAAACAGTTAATGGAGAATTTAAAAATGAAAATTAACAAAAGCCAGTTGGCTAGAGAAATGGGTGTGGATCGACGTACAGTTGATAAGTACCTAAATGGATTTACACCAAAAGAAACAAAAGAAAAGGCATCTATTTTAGATGATTATTATGAGGTAATCGCTGCACTACTGTCGGAGGATTCAAAGCAGGTGTTTTATTACCGCCGTATACTTTGGCAATATTTAAAAGACAATCACGGTTTAGAATGTGGTGCTTCTACATTCCGTCGCTATATCGCAAAGACACCCGAATTCGCAGCTTATTTTACAGATCAAATGCGTATTCCCTCACCGAAAGGTACGACAAGATTTGAAACACCACCAGGTCAACAGGCACAGTTTGATTGGAAGGAAAGCATTCCTTTTGAGACAAGTGATGGTGAAAAAGTAGAGGTAAACGTAGGTGCGCTGGTTCTAGGGTATTCAAGATTCCGTATATTTACTCTGACATTGAGTAAAACACAAGATGTTTTGTTCTCATTTTTAACCGAAGCATTCGAAAAAATTGGGGGTGTTCCAAAAGAGATCGTAACTGATAACCCAAAAACAATTATGGATGTGGCACGAACAGAACAGTGTTCAGGAAAAATAAATAGCAGGTTCGCCGCTTTTGCGAAGGATTTTGACTTTAAGGTACGACCATGTATAGCACGGCGTCCTCGTACAAAAGGTAAAGTAGAAACACAGATGAAATTTATTGATGAAATCCATGCATATCAAGGTCAATTGACCTTAGAAGAGCTCTATCATTTCATTGAAAAGTTAATGAATCGATTGAATCAATCTTTCCATCAAGGGTCAGGCAAAATACCCGTATTTGCTTTAGAAAAAGAAAAGAGCTCCCTACTTCCGCTACCCGCAGAAAAGATAAGGAACTCTTACCGTATCAAGCATCAGCTTGTACAAGTAAACACATCAAGTATGGTCTCCTACAAAGCCAACCAGTATTCAGTCCCCACTAAGTACATTGGCCAAAAAGTTGGGATACAAATACATGATGATCAATTATGGATTTATTATAACATGGAGTGTATTGCACAGCATCTTATATCGAATCGAAAATTAAATATTCGTCCTTCAGATTATAAAGAAACCTTGCAAATTTCTGCACCTCGTTATCCAGACATTGATACTTTAGCGAAAAACAATCTAAAAGCTATTGGAGAGGTGTATGACACATGA
- the istB gene encoding IS21-like element helper ATPase IstB, producing MIQQTNYQQLLKNLEYLKLKQMVTHLDEVVDFGIHNQMSFIDTLIKLTNYEIDLREHNMIHAMVKVGAFPNLKEIKDYDFDFQPSINPQQIHDFLTLRFIESNENIVFLGPSGVGKTHLASAIGIAAAKKRTSTYFIKCHDLIQNLKRARLENRLESRLKHYTKYRLLIIDEIGYLPIDPEDAKLFFQLIDMRYEKRSTIFTTNANFKSWDEVFQEPKLANAILDRILHHATVVTIIGNSYRLKNHLAPESE from the coding sequence ATGATACAGCAAACAAATTATCAGCAACTTTTGAAGAACTTAGAGTATTTAAAATTAAAACAAATGGTTACACATTTAGATGAAGTCGTGGACTTCGGCATCCACAATCAAATGTCATTTATCGATACGTTGATTAAATTAACAAATTATGAAATTGATTTACGTGAACACAATATGATTCATGCGATGGTAAAAGTGGGTGCCTTCCCAAATCTAAAAGAGATAAAGGACTATGATTTCGACTTCCAACCGTCAATCAACCCGCAACAGATTCATGATTTTCTTACATTACGTTTTATTGAGAGTAATGAAAACATCGTATTTTTAGGCCCTAGTGGTGTGGGTAAGACCCATTTAGCCTCCGCTATCGGGATTGCGGCTGCAAAAAAACGTACAAGTACGTATTTTATAAAATGTCATGATTTGATTCAGAACTTAAAAAGGGCTCGCCTAGAGAATCGTCTAGAGAGCCGCTTGAAGCATTACACAAAATATAGGTTACTTATTATCGATGAAATTGGTTATTTACCCATTGATCCGGAGGATGCAAAACTCTTCTTCCAGTTAATCGATATGCGTTATGAAAAACGAAGCACAATCTTTACAACAAACGCTAACTTTAAATCTTGGGACGAAGTGTTTCAGGAGCCTAAGTTAGCCAATGCGATTTTAGATCGCATTTTACATCACGCAACGGTTGTAACAATCATCGGTAATTCTTATCGTTTGAAAAACCATTTAGCTCCAGAAAGTGAGTAA
- a CDS encoding S-layer homology domain-containing protein gives MIKKIVVFAIAMLVTMSITTQTTSHANDIKGHPLAEGLTYWADLNVIRPDAKGNYNPNRAVTRGEFASYLSRAFDLPASNSMTFKDLKADEERTNEIQAAAGASILSGYPDGTFRPNDKITREQMAALLQRALVYSKIPLNGAPLTFKDNDKIRSEFKSAVATNVYYNIIAGSLTAKGIYFEPKSSATIAQAAAFLYRMDTTIDKYNAEQNNETPVTPPVSNPSNYYIGKISNGVVTKNPTIYYNYEQAAAAQKAASLNLIFKGDKIIQMPAGLASAADTTANTTTIYADSSFKTALTYAAEGNEFKYYSSNDKYAIVRLADTKGYAKIDEVTLTPSSLLKGENYYYVAGGYLTHKLYNHITEKYIGEYVVSAAPAFMKPGVNYYSQDGVNFYSDFLLTNKVGTNYSYFQFASVRQPSNYTAEELDHIITTMLEERQQLGGNYKNAPIDSRLIGMGTLLKQVEASHHVNALFILAAAMHESDYGISTNSMQKNNIFGIKVYDANTALGTSFASRDDSVMAFLNQYVNLNYVPQSGGYAKGAAPGNKTSGLNVHYASDPFWGSKIAGHMYRLDNRFGKKDYNQANLAFVVNNGDLVNTRAEATTNSEKVFTYKAKNVGETNSFGYPVVITEETTGSDGYVWYKLLSDANPPSEYVWVRSDLVQKFTAN, from the coding sequence TTGATAAAAAAAATAGTCGTTTTTGCAATTGCTATGCTCGTAACGATGTCCATCACAACGCAAACAACGTCTCATGCCAATGATATAAAGGGCCATCCTTTGGCTGAAGGGCTTACATACTGGGCCGATTTAAATGTAATTCGTCCAGATGCAAAGGGCAATTACAATCCGAATCGTGCAGTAACTCGTGGAGAATTTGCTTCTTATTTATCTCGAGCATTTGATTTACCAGCATCGAATTCGATGACATTTAAAGATTTAAAAGCTGATGAAGAGCGTACAAACGAAATTCAAGCAGCTGCTGGGGCAAGCATTTTAAGCGGTTATCCAGATGGTACTTTCCGTCCAAATGATAAAATTACACGCGAACAAATGGCTGCATTATTACAGCGTGCACTTGTATATTCTAAGATTCCTCTAAACGGTGCCCCACTAACATTTAAAGACAATGATAAAATTCGTAGTGAATTTAAATCTGCTGTTGCGACAAATGTTTATTACAATATTATTGCGGGATCCTTAACAGCAAAGGGTATTTATTTTGAACCAAAAAGCTCTGCAACAATCGCACAAGCCGCTGCATTTTTATATCGAATGGACACAACAATCGATAAATATAATGCAGAACAAAATAATGAAACACCTGTTACACCACCAGTATCAAATCCGTCAAATTATTACATCGGTAAAATTTCAAATGGTGTCGTAACAAAAAATCCAACTATCTACTATAATTATGAGCAAGCAGCGGCTGCACAAAAAGCAGCTTCACTAAACCTTATATTTAAAGGCGATAAAATTATTCAAATGCCAGCAGGTTTAGCATCTGCTGCTGATACAACAGCAAATACGACAACGATTTACGCTGACTCTAGCTTCAAAACAGCTTTAACATACGCTGCTGAGGGCAATGAATTTAAATACTATTCTAGTAACGATAAGTACGCCATCGTTCGCTTAGCCGATACGAAAGGCTATGCAAAAATCGATGAAGTGACATTAACTCCTTCAAGTTTACTCAAAGGGGAAAACTATTATTATGTTGCTGGTGGTTATTTAACACATAAACTCTATAACCATATAACAGAAAAATATATTGGCGAATATGTCGTTAGTGCGGCACCAGCCTTTATGAAACCCGGAGTCAACTATTACAGTCAAGATGGTGTGAACTTCTATAGCGACTTCCTATTAACAAATAAAGTCGGCACCAATTATTCGTACTTCCAATTCGCATCGGTTCGTCAGCCATCAAACTATACAGCTGAAGAATTAGATCACATCATTACAACAATGCTTGAGGAACGCCAGCAATTGGGCGGTAATTATAAAAATGCTCCAATTGATTCTCGTTTAATCGGTATGGGTACCTTACTGAAACAAGTAGAAGCTAGCCATCATGTGAATGCGCTCTTCATATTAGCTGCGGCTATGCATGAAAGTGACTACGGCATTAGTACAAACTCAATGCAGAAAAACAATATTTTCGGTATTAAAGTTTATGATGCCAACACAGCACTAGGTACATCCTTTGCTTCACGTGATGATAGTGTTATGGCATTCTTAAACCAATATGTGAACCTTAACTATGTACCTCAATCAGGAGGATATGCAAAAGGCGCTGCTCCAGGTAATAAAACATCTGGTCTGAATGTTCACTATGCATCCGATCCTTTCTGGGGTAGTAAAATTGCGGGTCATATGTACCGTCTAGACAACCGCTTTGGTAAAAAGGATTACAACCAAGCTAACTTAGCGTTCGTCGTAAATAACGGTGACTTAGTCAATACGCGTGCAGAAGCTACAACAAACTCTGAAAAAGTATTTACGTACAAAGCTAAAAATGTTGGAGAAACGAATTCATTCGGTTATCCTGTCGTAATTACTGAAGAAACAACAGGCTCAGATGGCTATGTTTGGTACAAGCTATTATCAGACGCCAACCCACCTAGCGAGTATGTTTGGGTACGTTCAGATTTAGTACAGAAATTTACAGCGAATTAA
- a CDS encoding TetR/AcrR family transcriptional regulator encodes MARGRRVNSSGEKSKKLLLEKAVELFSIHGFHQTKISDIVKSADLTQPTFYLYFQSKETLYNDLNEKFQNELIEIFAKSKNEQSSEPKAKEAIQENLNQIFEYFVENPNLTKIGFYESSQSSVVKQLLVSKIENVISNDLKDYPIVQRVDKNVLAESLVGSMERLTLTKLLTKKTAPQQLAKEISMIYFAEERNLVHQ; translated from the coding sequence ATGGCAAGAGGACGTCGAGTAAATTCAAGTGGAGAAAAGAGTAAAAAGTTATTATTAGAAAAGGCAGTTGAATTGTTTTCAATTCACGGATTTCATCAAACGAAAATTAGTGATATCGTAAAATCAGCAGATTTAACACAACCAACATTCTATTTGTACTTCCAGAGTAAAGAAACGTTATATAATGATTTGAATGAAAAGTTCCAAAATGAATTGATTGAAATTTTTGCAAAATCAAAAAATGAACAATCTAGTGAACCAAAAGCAAAAGAAGCCATCCAGGAAAATTTAAATCAAATTTTTGAATACTTTGTAGAAAATCCAAACTTAACAAAAATCGGTTTTTATGAATCGAGTCAATCTTCTGTAGTGAAACAATTGCTTGTTTCCAAAATAGAAAATGTGATTTCGAATGATTTGAAAGACTATCCAATCGTGCAACGTGTTGATAAAAATGTGCTTGCCGAGAGTTTAGTTGGTTCGATGGAACGTTTAACGTTAACGAAGCTATTAACGAAAAAAACAGCTCCACAACAATTAGCAAAAGAAATTAGTATGATTTATTTTGCTGAAGAACGCAATTTAGTTCATCAATAA
- a CDS encoding S41 family peptidase — protein sequence MIKKQLATMLFFILCLALPFSVFASPLDEAKQIVKENYVGDVEGTINNATTIPELMNMLDPYSTYFTADEFNSFLNAVDLTSVGIGIVIEKVDSGIKITDLIDGGSAKNGGLKTGDIITAVDGTSTTALTLDQASSRITGKENTSVTLTILHEDGSILTKTLTRKAFSLPNSSSKLLYGNVGYISLSSFSNDATSLLSKAVQQLKNQGATSFILDLQNNGGGYVTASEQIIGMFPNAKNAYKLKEATGTTIVHALKQSTTFPENTKVLVNKSSASASEMTAAALLDQKAATLYGQTTYGKGAMQAFYELEDGSYLKLTVGHFYGPNGTEINHIGVNPNVKTTANPLYQAHFDAIAAGLSNSKELASLKNVALTKTFTITFSKQLAASIDPHSVQLIELGSNAVEATVKQDGQKLLVTPKDTLTAGKEYMLVIQPRIKNSTGKSLKQGAYLHITTVSK from the coding sequence ATGATAAAAAAACAGCTAGCTACGATGCTTTTTTTCATTTTATGCTTAGCACTTCCTTTTAGCGTATTTGCATCGCCATTAGATGAGGCGAAGCAGATCGTAAAGGAAAATTATGTTGGTGATGTTGAGGGGACGATCAATAACGCAACGACTATTCCTGAGCTAATGAATATGCTCGATCCGTACTCAACCTATTTTACAGCAGACGAATTTAATTCCTTTTTAAATGCAGTCGACTTAACTTCAGTAGGCATTGGGATTGTCATTGAAAAAGTGGACAGTGGCATTAAAATTACGGACTTAATCGACGGAGGTAGCGCAAAAAATGGTGGTTTGAAAACGGGCGATATTATTACAGCGGTGGATGGTACATCTACAACCGCTTTAACACTCGATCAAGCTTCTTCTCGTATTACAGGGAAAGAAAACACGTCTGTGACATTAACCATTTTACACGAAGATGGTTCTATCTTAACGAAAACGTTAACACGTAAAGCTTTTTCTTTACCGAATAGCTCTTCGAAATTACTTTACGGAAATGTAGGTTACATTTCACTTAGCTCTTTTTCAAATGATGCAACTAGCTTACTGTCAAAAGCCGTTCAACAATTGAAAAATCAAGGAGCGACTTCGTTTATTTTAGATTTACAAAATAACGGTGGTGGTTATGTAACCGCTTCTGAGCAAATTATCGGCATGTTCCCCAATGCTAAAAATGCTTACAAATTAAAAGAAGCTACTGGCACAACAATCGTTCATGCCTTAAAGCAATCGACAACCTTCCCTGAAAATACGAAGGTATTAGTTAACAAATCAAGCGCAAGTGCCTCTGAAATGACTGCTGCGGCGTTACTAGATCAAAAGGCGGCAACCTTATACGGACAAACGACGTATGGTAAAGGTGCGATGCAAGCATTTTATGAACTGGAAGATGGAAGCTATTTAAAATTAACAGTCGGTCATTTTTACGGTCCGAATGGTACAGAAATTAACCATATCGGTGTAAATCCTAATGTAAAAACAACAGCAAACCCTTTATATCAAGCACATTTTGATGCGATTGCAGCAGGACTTTCAAATTCAAAAGAGCTAGCTAGTTTGAAAAATGTCGCTTTAACTAAAACTTTTACAATTACCTTTTCAAAACAGCTCGCTGCAAGTATCGACCCACATTCTGTTCAATTAATTGAACTTGGAAGTAATGCAGTGGAAGCTACGGTGAAACAAGATGGGCAAAAGCTACTGGTTACACCTAAAGATACGTTAACAGCTGGAAAAGAATATATGCTTGTTATTCAACCTCGTATTAAAAATAGTACGGGTAAATCATTAAAACAAGGTGCATACTTGCACATCACTACTGTTTCGAAATAA
- the brnQ gene encoding branched-chain amino acid transport system II carrier protein — translation MKSSKGFFRENIAVGFMLFALFLGAGNIIFPPQLGQMAGENIVWSMLGFLITGVGLPLLGIIAVAKNGGDLEVLAGRINPYFGIIFTSIIYLSIGPFFAIPRTGAVSYSIGVAPFLSEATQESWIPLLITTLIFFSFTFYLAYNPTKIVDRVGKILTPALLIVICLLTIKAIITPLGEVGEAQGTYIDNAFGESFIQGYLTMDVLASLVFGIVIIQSLVARGVTEKAAQIKITIFAGIVAALGLAFVYISLGYIGVTSTTAIGFHDDGGTIISLAAQQLFGQAGNIILSAVIILACLTTSVGLLSANATFFHKIFPKISYQAYLVIFALFSFGVSNFGLADLINISLPVLVAIYPIAIVLMIFALFGNLFNHAPSVYGMALIFTGFIALYDGIKQAGYKIEAYDNFLSIFPFYDQGIAWVVPALIGGVIGYFMYLAKRNK, via the coding sequence ATGAAGAGCAGTAAAGGTTTTTTCCGCGAGAATATCGCAGTAGGTTTCATGTTATTTGCGTTATTTTTAGGTGCAGGAAATATCATATTTCCACCACAGTTAGGTCAGATGGCGGGTGAAAATATTGTCTGGTCGATGCTAGGATTTTTAATTACAGGGGTAGGCTTACCTCTTTTAGGGATAATCGCCGTAGCGAAAAATGGTGGAGATTTAGAAGTTTTGGCGGGACGTATTAATCCATATTTCGGGATTATTTTTACTTCTATTATTTATTTATCAATTGGACCATTCTTTGCGATACCTCGTACAGGTGCCGTTTCTTATTCAATTGGTGTTGCCCCATTCTTATCAGAAGCAACACAAGAAAGTTGGATTCCATTACTCATCACAACACTTATTTTCTTTAGTTTCACATTCTACTTGGCTTATAATCCAACGAAAATCGTTGACCGTGTAGGTAAGATTTTAACGCCTGCCCTACTTATCGTTATTTGCTTGCTTACAATTAAAGCCATTATTACGCCACTGGGTGAAGTTGGTGAAGCGCAAGGAACTTATATCGACAATGCATTCGGTGAATCGTTTATCCAAGGTTACTTAACGATGGATGTGCTGGCTTCATTAGTATTTGGGATCGTTATCATACAATCATTAGTCGCACGTGGTGTAACAGAAAAAGCAGCTCAAATTAAAATTACAATTTTCGCTGGTATTGTTGCGGCATTAGGTTTAGCCTTTGTTTATATTTCTCTAGGTTATATCGGTGTAACAAGTACGACTGCCATTGGTTTCCATGATGATGGAGGGACAATCATTTCCCTTGCAGCACAGCAACTTTTTGGTCAAGCAGGTAACATTATTTTATCTGCGGTTATTATTTTAGCTTGTTTAACAACTTCGGTTGGATTATTATCTGCGAACGCAACGTTCTTCCATAAAATCTTCCCGAAAATTTCTTATCAAGCGTACTTAGTCATTTTCGCGCTATTTAGTTTCGGTGTTTCAAACTTTGGATTAGCTGATTTGATTAACATTTCATTACCTGTATTAGTAGCGATTTATCCAATTGCGATCGTATTGATGATTTTCGCTTTATTCGGTAACCTATTCAACCATGCACCTAGCGTGTATGGCATGGCGTTAATCTTTACAGGTTTTATTGCTCTATATGACGGCATTAAACAAGCTGGCTATAAAATTGAAGCTTACGACAATTTCCTATCAATCTTCCCGTTTTATGACCAAGGAATTGCTTGGGTTGTCCCCGCTTTAATCGGTGGTGTAATCGGCTACTTTATGTATCTTGCTAAACGTAACAAATAA
- a CDS encoding LysM peptidoglycan-binding domain-containing protein, which yields MKNVWKTIIAGAVISSILVTSANVEAASYTVQKGDTLTKIAKAHNTTAQQLKQLNKLTGDLIYTNQKLVVASMNHTTSPNKVEEKKTEDNKVEVSKSITHTVVKGDNLTNIAKKYNTTIVLLKQWNKLKTDALFVGQKLTIEQPTSAVAPAIPTKETTKPNTVVKEEIIESTVADKVEAVIEFNETADEKIAKVLASEKEITATISNETASKYGQLLQIAQQSLGIPYKYGGTTIEGFDCSGFVNFVYNAVGIEQTRKSSLMYFEQDTTKVKDPVPGDLVFFKNTFIPNISHMGIYIGNNQFIHAGSTGIAIGDVTTKYWSERFVAFKRLNSIK from the coding sequence ATGAAAAATGTATGGAAAACTATAATTGCAGGTGCCGTAATTTCATCGATATTAGTAACTTCTGCAAATGTCGAAGCCGCATCGTATACCGTGCAAAAAGGAGATACATTGACTAAAATTGCGAAAGCTCACAACACGACAGCACAGCAGCTGAAACAATTGAATAAACTAACAGGCGACTTGATCTACACAAACCAAAAGCTGGTTGTCGCATCAATGAATCATACGACGAGCCCCAATAAGGTTGAAGAAAAGAAAACCGAAGATAACAAAGTCGAAGTGAGCAAATCCATTACCCATACTGTCGTAAAAGGGGACAACCTCACAAACATCGCGAAAAAGTATAATACAACCATTGTTCTTCTAAAACAATGGAACAAACTGAAAACGGATGCGCTATTTGTTGGCCAAAAGCTAACAATTGAACAACCAACAAGTGCGGTAGCTCCAGCCATTCCAACTAAAGAAACGACAAAACCGAATACAGTGGTGAAAGAAGAAATAATCGAATCTACAGTAGCAGATAAGGTAGAGGCGGTTATCGAATTTAATGAAACTGCCGATGAAAAGATTGCTAAAGTGCTAGCAAGTGAAAAAGAGATTACAGCAACGATTAGTAATGAGACCGCTTCAAAATATGGACAACTCCTTCAAATCGCACAGCAATCGCTTGGCATTCCATATAAATATGGAGGAACGACAATCGAAGGCTTTGACTGCAGCGGCTTCGTCAACTTTGTATATAACGCAGTCGGCATCGAGCAAACAAGAAAAAGTAGTTTAATGTATTTTGAGCAAGACACAACAAAAGTAAAAGACCCTGTCCCTGGTGACCTAGTATTCTTCAAAAATACATTCATACCAAACATTTCACATATGGGTATTTATATAGGAAACAACCAATTCATTCACGCGGGTTCAACAGGCATCGCAATCGGCGACGTTACGACAAAATACTGGTCAGAACGCTTCGTCGCATTTAAACGATTGAACTCTATTAAATAA